Proteins from a single region of Nakamurella flava:
- a CDS encoding DUF5994 family protein has protein sequence MTGFVRLQEKPSDTSPDAAPRLTLHDPGRTTGQVDGAWWPRSDVLADELPGLLAVLTERIGPVERLSYDLADWSPAERRLLAGGRRVRLDGFRSRTPAATVHAVGTRRDVVTLAVIPPGTPTDTAEAMLRMAADPDVTLAALQRDSLREGASLRAEPHSRAATATVSE, from the coding sequence ATGACCGGATTCGTTCGACTGCAGGAAAAACCCTCCGACACCTCCCCTGATGCCGCTCCCCGGCTCACCCTTCACGATCCCGGACGGACCACCGGTCAGGTCGACGGCGCCTGGTGGCCACGCTCGGACGTGTTGGCCGACGAATTGCCCGGTCTGCTGGCCGTACTGACCGAACGGATCGGGCCGGTCGAGAGACTGTCGTACGACCTGGCCGACTGGTCCCCGGCCGAACGGCGTCTACTCGCCGGCGGACGCCGCGTGCGGCTGGACGGTTTCCGGTCACGTACCCCCGCCGCCACCGTGCACGCCGTCGGAACCCGCCGCGATGTCGTCACGCTGGCCGTCATCCCGCCCGGCACCCCCACCGACACCGCCGAGGCAATGCTGCGGATGGCCGCCGACCCGGACGTGACACTCGCTGCGCTGCAACGCGACAGCCTCCGCGAGGGGGCGTCGCTCCGCGCGGAACCGCACTCCCGCGCGGCGACGGCCACGGTGTCGGAATGA
- a CDS encoding fatty acid desaturase family protein gives MTVRTEGASPPARTRRPPTEYSELLATVQGLGLLRRRHVYYAIKGVVLASALAAVIVGAVLLGHHWAQLALAAGLAVVLTQIIFLSHDAAHRQIFTSPRANEIAALVMGTGIAGVSLAWWNAKHTRHHAAPNQIGKDTDIAPSIVHFYPAAQLPRSRVGRLLHERQGWWFFPLLVVEMLNLHVQSAQALLTRRDLHRRRTELTVIAVRLVGYPAILVWLMPLGMAMAFLGVQLAVTGVYLGMSFAASHIGMPVLPSGAKLDFLRRQVLMSRNISGGRAASLAMGGLNYQIEHHLFPSMPRPNLRRVRPVVQEYCRQHEICYQQVTILRAWLVVAAHLNRVGRSGRDPFRCPVAAALR, from the coding sequence ATGACCGTCCGAACGGAGGGCGCCTCGCCGCCCGCCCGTACACGCCGACCTCCGACCGAGTACTCGGAGTTGCTGGCCACCGTCCAGGGCCTGGGCCTGCTGCGCCGGCGGCACGTGTACTACGCCATCAAGGGAGTGGTGCTGGCATCCGCACTGGCCGCGGTGATCGTCGGCGCCGTTCTGCTCGGCCACCACTGGGCCCAACTCGCCCTGGCCGCTGGGCTGGCGGTGGTCCTCACCCAGATCATCTTCCTCAGCCACGACGCCGCTCACCGACAGATCTTCACGTCGCCTCGGGCGAACGAGATCGCCGCCCTGGTGATGGGCACGGGGATCGCCGGCGTCAGCCTGGCCTGGTGGAACGCCAAGCACACCCGACATCACGCGGCGCCCAACCAGATCGGTAAGGACACCGATATCGCTCCGTCGATCGTCCACTTCTATCCGGCGGCCCAACTGCCCCGTTCCCGAGTGGGCCGGCTACTGCACGAACGGCAGGGGTGGTGGTTCTTTCCGCTGCTCGTCGTCGAAATGCTCAATCTGCACGTCCAGAGCGCGCAGGCCCTGCTGACTCGACGAGACCTGCATCGCCGTCGAACCGAACTGACCGTGATCGCGGTGCGACTCGTGGGCTACCCGGCCATCCTCGTGTGGCTGATGCCCCTGGGCATGGCCATGGCCTTCCTGGGCGTGCAACTGGCCGTGACCGGCGTGTACCTGGGGATGTCGTTCGCCGCGAGCCACATCGGGATGCCGGTGCTGCCCTCCGGAGCCAAGCTGGACTTCCTGCGGCGCCAGGTGCTGATGTCCCGCAACATCAGTGGTGGCCGGGCGGCCAGCCTGGCCATGGGCGGGTTGAACTATCAGATCGAGCACCACCTCTTTCCGAGCATGCCGCGCCCCAACCTGCGGCGCGTCCGCCCGGTAGTGCAGGAGTACTGCCGACAACACGAGATTTGCTACCAGCAGGTCACGATCCTGCGGGCCTGGCTGGTCGTCGCCGCTCACCTGAACCGCGTCGGCCGTTCCGGCCGGGATCCGTTCCGGTGCCCAGTGGCGGCCGCCCTGCGCTGA